From one Sphingomonas xanthus genomic stretch:
- a CDS encoding HIT family protein: MNVGAEAGQTVFHCHTHLIPRRAGDVDDPRGGVRGVIPKNRSY, translated from the coding sequence GTGAACGTGGGGGCAGAAGCAGGACAGACCGTCTTTCACTGCCATACACACCTAATCCCTCGACGAGCGGGTGACGTCGACGATCCTCGCGGAGGGGTACGCGGAGTGATACCGAAAAACAGAAGCTACTAG
- a CDS encoding pyrroline-5-carboxylate reductase family protein → MSGGTGFPVPTWLIGCGNMAAAMVGGWKAAGLGFDAVTVVRPSGRPVEGIRTQVDYPVGDPPKLVLLGVKPQKLDEVVPALEPRTGPDTIIMSMLAGVAANSLAERFPAVRGVVRIMPNLPVQQRQGVTAVYGADAATVREVLPLIELLGMAPVCAEERELSVIGAVAAAGPAYVARFAAAMGLGGAGLGLDPQLAAQVAVQTLIGTAALADDTGESMADIARRVASPAGTTEQGLAVLDGPDGLQPLVDRMLAAAVRRGEELADAARRN, encoded by the coding sequence ATGAGCGGCGGTACCGGGTTTCCCGTTCCCACCTGGCTAATCGGGTGCGGCAACATGGCCGCGGCGATGGTCGGCGGTTGGAAAGCCGCCGGCCTCGGTTTCGACGCCGTGACGGTCGTTCGCCCGAGCGGCAGGCCGGTCGAGGGCATCAGGACCCAAGTCGACTATCCTGTCGGCGATCCGCCGAAACTGGTACTGCTCGGGGTCAAGCCGCAGAAGCTTGACGAGGTAGTACCCGCACTGGAACCGAGGACGGGTCCGGACACAATCATCATGTCGATGCTCGCGGGCGTTGCCGCAAATAGCCTCGCCGAACGGTTTCCGGCTGTTCGCGGCGTCGTCCGCATCATGCCGAACTTGCCGGTCCAGCAGCGCCAGGGCGTGACCGCGGTCTACGGCGCCGACGCGGCCACTGTCCGGGAAGTTTTGCCATTGATCGAGCTGCTCGGAATGGCTCCGGTTTGCGCCGAAGAACGCGAACTGTCGGTCATCGGCGCTGTTGCCGCCGCCGGTCCGGCCTATGTCGCCCGCTTTGCCGCGGCGATGGGGCTCGGCGGGGCCGGGCTCGGGCTGGATCCGCAACTGGCCGCGCAAGTCGCCGTTCAGACCCTGATCGGCACGGCTGCACTCGCCGACGACACCGGCGAATCGATGGCGGATATCGCCCGGCGCGTGGCCAGCCCCGCCGGAACGACAGAGCAGGGGCTTGCGGTGCTCGATGGTCCGGACGGCTTGCAACCACTGGTTGACCGTATGCTCGCCGCCGCGGTCCGCAGGGGCGAGGAACTTGCTGACGCCGCGCGACGGAATTGA
- a CDS encoding YbjN domain-containing protein → MGDSDERDDGAPIEMLEQYFEARGWACERAGEGEIIASATGSWAQYELRGVWRQDDQVLQFLAFPDIKVGAEKRAAIYEAIGLINEQLWLGHFELWSGSGLIVFRHAALVGDNETMSFEQAEAISEAAIEECERFYPVFQFVLWGGKSPTEAISAALIDTAGEA, encoded by the coding sequence GTGGGCGACAGCGACGAGCGGGACGACGGCGCGCCGATCGAAATGCTCGAACAATATTTCGAAGCGCGCGGCTGGGCCTGCGAGCGAGCCGGCGAGGGCGAGATCATCGCTTCGGCGACCGGCAGCTGGGCGCAATATGAGCTTCGTGGCGTTTGGCGGCAGGACGACCAGGTCCTCCAGTTCCTGGCCTTTCCGGACATCAAGGTCGGCGCCGAGAAGCGCGCCGCCATCTATGAGGCGATCGGCCTTATCAACGAACAGCTTTGGCTGGGCCATTTCGAGCTATGGTCAGGTTCAGGACTGATCGTGTTTCGTCATGCGGCACTGGTCGGCGACAATGAGACGATGAGCTTTGAACAGGCCGAAGCGATCAGCGAAGCCGCAATCGAAGAGTGCGAGCGCTTCTATCCCGTATTCCAGTTCGTGCTTTGGGGCGGCAAGTCACCGACCGAAGCCATTTCTGCGGCGCTGATCGACACCGCCGGCGAAGCGTGA
- a CDS encoding putative bifunctional diguanylate cyclase/phosphodiesterase, translating to MLSLSHPSDRIGRAVREAQIDAILRLVPATAGIQILTAGVMVVSLRDTIDSFQLGLWFSVALLICFMRGARAIRLRQDPDYAQAHPARTGMICFIIVLLASLWLVPALFWFNAAGPEERLFMCVTMAALISAGSMTLVSLPQAALLYILTITVGCAALTIQVHSPTMFALVLVYAGVLTANMLGSARQFIAHTRDRIELREQGEIITLLRELETTGSGGLWELDGDLSIVKMSQELLDAMGLREDQVLNRHYSKLLDPAGQIQNLSTGMRRLFRDLEEGTPFRDRAIPSAEGQRWWSLSGKPIKDRQGRLVGWRGVASDITAARLSGNDSVRAARTDPLTGLANRLLIRELLEESVMQRWDAPVGCALFLVDLDRFKLVNDTLGHAIGDQLLVEVGRRLEQSVRDGGRVGRIGGDEFAVIWTEECDRDRLAAVAGQIVADLSRSFTVGAATLHVGATIGIAVYPFDGEMEEELMRSADLALYRAKEAGRGGHAFFERCMFEEAEDNRLLEQDVRQALNGDGLTLAYQPIIDAATGAVVGREALLRWRHPKRGDIPPDQFIPIIEDTGLIHQIGDWVIREACAEAVKWGEELRVAVNVSAAQLTGAGLAKTVLGALATTRLSPDRLELEVTESVFLGDDAATLASLERLRALGVRLVLDDFGKGYSSFGYLSRAQFAKIKIDQSFVRGAAEGARDCLAIVKAILALARGLGVETTAEGVETEEQARAMRRLGCGQLQGFHFGRPVEASQLSDDLNAPSRLIA from the coding sequence ATGCTTTCCCTGTCGCATCCCTCCGACCGTATCGGACGGGCTGTCCGCGAAGCCCAGATCGACGCTATACTTCGTCTCGTCCCGGCGACGGCGGGTATCCAGATTCTTACCGCCGGCGTAATGGTCGTAAGCCTGCGCGACACGATCGATAGTTTCCAGCTCGGGCTGTGGTTCAGCGTCGCCCTGCTCATTTGTTTCATGCGCGGGGCGCGCGCCATCCGTTTGCGGCAGGACCCGGATTATGCCCAGGCGCATCCGGCGCGCACTGGGATGATATGCTTCATCATCGTCCTGCTCGCTTCCCTTTGGCTGGTTCCGGCATTGTTCTGGTTCAATGCAGCTGGGCCTGAAGAGCGGCTGTTCATGTGCGTCACCATGGCTGCGCTGATCAGCGCGGGCAGCATGACGCTGGTTTCGCTGCCACAAGCGGCTCTGCTGTATATCCTGACGATCACGGTTGGATGCGCGGCGCTGACGATCCAAGTCCACAGCCCGACGATGTTTGCACTGGTGCTGGTCTATGCAGGGGTGCTGACGGCCAACATGCTTGGTTCCGCGCGGCAGTTCATTGCCCACACCCGCGATCGCATCGAGCTTCGGGAACAGGGCGAGATCATTACCTTGCTTCGGGAACTGGAAACCACCGGATCGGGCGGACTGTGGGAACTCGACGGCGACCTGTCCATCGTCAAGATGTCGCAGGAATTGCTCGACGCCATGGGGCTGCGCGAAGATCAGGTATTAAACCGTCACTATAGCAAATTGCTCGACCCTGCGGGGCAGATCCAGAACCTGTCGACGGGTATGCGCCGGCTGTTCCGTGACCTTGAGGAGGGCACGCCGTTTCGGGACCGGGCCATTCCTTCGGCGGAGGGCCAGCGCTGGTGGTCGCTGTCGGGCAAGCCAATCAAGGACCGGCAGGGCCGTTTAGTAGGATGGCGGGGAGTCGCTTCCGATATTACCGCTGCGCGATTATCGGGCAATGACTCGGTTCGCGCCGCGCGGACCGACCCGCTGACCGGCTTGGCCAACCGCCTGCTGATCCGGGAGCTGCTTGAAGAATCGGTGATGCAACGATGGGACGCACCGGTTGGCTGCGCGCTGTTCCTGGTCGACCTGGATCGCTTCAAGCTGGTGAATGACACGCTTGGCCATGCCATTGGAGATCAGCTGCTGGTCGAGGTTGGTCGGCGGCTCGAACAATCGGTGCGCGATGGCGGCCGGGTCGGGAGGATCGGCGGCGACGAATTCGCGGTTATCTGGACTGAGGAATGCGATCGCGATCGCCTGGCGGCCGTAGCGGGGCAGATTGTCGCCGACCTTTCGAGAAGCTTTACCGTCGGCGCTGCGACCCTTCATGTCGGAGCGACCATCGGGATCGCGGTCTATCCATTCGATGGCGAGATGGAGGAAGAATTGATGCGCAGCGCCGATCTGGCGCTGTATCGCGCGAAGGAAGCAGGCCGGGGAGGGCACGCCTTCTTTGAACGCTGTATGTTCGAGGAAGCCGAAGACAATCGCCTTCTCGAACAGGACGTTCGCCAAGCGCTCAATGGCGATGGGCTGACTTTAGCCTACCAGCCGATCATCGACGCAGCGACCGGCGCGGTCGTCGGCCGCGAAGCCTTGCTGCGCTGGCGACACCCCAAGCGCGGCGACATTCCTCCCGACCAATTTATCCCGATCATCGAAGATACCGGCCTCATCCACCAGATCGGCGACTGGGTGATCCGCGAGGCCTGCGCGGAGGCGGTGAAGTGGGGCGAAGAGTTGCGGGTCGCGGTAAATGTCTCGGCGGCCCAGCTAACTGGCGCGGGGCTGGCCAAGACGGTGCTTGGCGCGCTTGCGACCACCCGGCTTTCCCCTGATCGGCTGGAATTGGAAGTTACCGAGAGCGTTTTCCTGGGCGATGATGCCGCGACGCTGGCCTCGCTCGAGCGGCTACGGGCACTGGGCGTTAGGCTCGTGCTCGATGATTTCGGCAAGGGATACAGCAGTTTCGGCTATCTGAGCCGCGCGCAATTTGCCAAGATCAAGATCGACCAGAGCTTCGTTCGCGGGGCGGCCGAGGGCGCCCGCGATTGCCTGGCGATCGTCAAGGCCATCCTCGCGCTGGCCCGCGGCCTCGGCGTGGAAACGACTGCGGAAGGCGTCGAAACCGAGGAGCAGGCCCGGGCGATGCGCCGGCTGGGATGCGGCCAGCTGCAAGGCTTTCACTTTGGCCGGCCGGTGGAGGCCAGCCAGCTTTCTGACGACTTGAACGCGCCGTCGCGCCTTATTGCCTGA
- a CDS encoding branched-chain amino acid aminotransferase, which produces MMADTRSFDDRDGWIWIDGKLVPWREANVHVLTHAMHYASSVFEGQRAYGGTIFKLSDHSARLRKSAELLGFELPWTVDEIDAACNEVLKANGLTDAYMRPVAWRGSEQMGVSPKGTKPHLAIAAWEWGKYFKPEIAAKGLRLDIAPWRRPAPYTAPVHSKAAGLYMIATLSKKHADDRGYDDALMFDWRGQVAEATGANTFFIKDGQLHTPTPDCFLNGITRQTVMDLARRRGVEVIERAIWPEELEGFEQMFITGSAAEVTFIRSAGPWNFEIGDLSRQLAKDYDDLVNRRLNT; this is translated from the coding sequence ATGATGGCCGATACCCGCAGCTTCGACGACCGCGATGGTTGGATCTGGATTGATGGGAAGCTGGTGCCGTGGCGCGAAGCCAATGTTCACGTCCTTACTCACGCCATGCACTATGCCTCGTCGGTGTTCGAAGGGCAGCGCGCTTATGGCGGCACGATTTTCAAGCTTAGCGATCATAGCGCGCGACTGCGCAAGTCGGCCGAGCTTCTCGGTTTCGAGCTTCCTTGGACCGTCGATGAGATCGATGCGGCCTGCAACGAGGTTCTGAAGGCTAATGGGCTGACCGACGCTTATATGCGTCCGGTTGCCTGGCGCGGGTCGGAACAGATGGGCGTATCGCCTAAGGGGACGAAGCCCCACCTCGCCATCGCCGCTTGGGAATGGGGCAAATATTTCAAGCCGGAGATCGCCGCGAAGGGCCTGCGCCTCGACATTGCGCCCTGGCGCCGGCCGGCACCCTATACGGCTCCGGTACATTCGAAGGCGGCGGGCCTCTACATGATCGCGACGCTGTCCAAGAAGCATGCGGATGATCGCGGCTATGACGACGCCTTGATGTTCGACTGGCGTGGCCAGGTAGCCGAGGCGACCGGTGCCAACACCTTTTTCATCAAGGATGGGCAGCTGCACACGCCGACGCCGGACTGCTTCCTCAATGGCATCACCCGTCAGACCGTAATGGACCTGGCCCGCCGGCGGGGGGTCGAGGTGATCGAACGCGCGATCTGGCCGGAGGAGTTGGAAGGTTTCGAACAGATGTTCATTACCGGAAGCGCAGCCGAGGTGACCTTTATCCGATCGGCAGGTCCGTGGAATTTCGAGATCGGCGATCTCTCTCGTCAACTGGCCAAGGACTATGACGATTTGGTCAATCGTCGTCTCAACACTTGA